The genomic region ATGCAAAATGAGCCAATGGTGCGCCAGCGGAATATCTTCCTCCGGTATATATTTAACTAATTGCTTTTCAGTAGATAATGGAGTCTTTGCGTTAACGGTTAATCCTAACCTGGCTGAAACCCTGAAAACATGGGTGTCTACTGCCATCGCCGGCAAATCGTATACAACGGATGCAATAACATTGGCAGTTTTTCTTCCAACACCGGGAAGTTGAATAAGTTCCTCAATAGTGTAAGGAACTTCTCCTCCGAACTTTTCAACCAGCATTTGCGCCATTCCGGCAAGGTGTTTTGCCTTGTTATTGGGGTAACTGATACTCTTTATAAGTGGAAAAATATCTTCTGGTTGTGCTGTGGCCAGATGCTCGGCATCAGGAAATACATTGAAAAGTGAAGGGGTAACCATATTGACTCGTTTATCGGTACATTGTGCAGATAAGATCACCGCAACGAGTAATTCAAAAGGATTGGTATAATACAATTCCGTTTCCGCATCGGGTCGATGTTTTTTAAAATAATTAATAAAATATTCGAATCTTTCCTTTCTGGTCATAAATAGAAATGCCGCCTGTAAAGTTATTACAAGCGGCATAATTTCTTTATTCTTTTTTTAAACCCGCTGCAAGGGAGCTGTCAGGTTTGCATAGGCCATTATGGTCGCAATGCTTTTCGGAGAAGCATTCATTAAAGTGCGGTCTATCAAATCCCGCGCGGCAATGAGGTTGCTAAACTCCTCTTCAACTTCAACGTGATTATCGATGGCTTTTTGAACCATTACTGTATCCGACATCTCCGTTTCATTGTAAAGGTAAAGAATAAGTTGATCAAGTGTAACCGTCTCGTTCATAGGCGTTATATACATTTTTAACACTCTATTAACGATAAATTTTCCGGCGTATTGTTTAACGGGTTAAAACAAGTTGTTTTTCATTAATTAATTTTCTCAAATTAATAAGGGCATAGCGCATTCTACCAAGAGAGGTATTAATACTCACATGTGTACAATCCGCTATCTCTTTGAAACTCATATTAGCAAAGTGTCGCATAATCACCACCTCCCGCTGATCATAAGGAAGTTCTTCGATCAGTCTTCGAACATCGACCTGAATTTGCTCCTCTATCATTTTATCCTCAATGTTTCCATCTTCTAAAGGAATGGTATCAAAAACACTGTACTCATCCGTGTCATATACCATTGGCATTCTTTTCAAACTCCTGAAATGGTCAATGACGAGATTATGGGCAATACGTAGCACCCAGGAAATAAATTTCCCTTCTTCGTTATAATTTCCTGATCTGAGTGTGTTTATGACTTTAATAAACGTTTCCTGAAAAATGTCATCGGATAGCTCTTTGTCCTTTACCAGCAGATAAATACTGGTAAAAATTTTACGTTCATGTCGCAGAATTAACTCCTGCAGTGTAGCTTCATTTCCTTTGAGAAATTCAGATACTAGTTCCTGGTCGGTTTTCTTTACTTTACACATAGTTCTTTCCCCTTTGAATTGGTTTGGATGAATTAAACTGGTAGGGTTATGTGTAGAGTTTTCGACCTATAGGCTATCTTTTGTTGTTGGACAGAGTTATATTAAACTGTTAACGCAAAATAAAGTTGTGTATTGTGTACGCACCTTTATTATTAATCAAATATACAAACATTATCTCCTATTCCCAAAAATAATTCCTGATTGAATGATTATTTTTAGTTTTTTACAGCTTTCTGACGAACCTGCTTCGGTTGAATCTATAATTTAGCAGAGAATCCTTACTATGAAAAAACTCACTCTGCTTGTCGTTAATTTATTAATAATTAGTCAATTATCTTTTTCGCAAACACCCGCCACCCCAACTCCGGAATTTGATAAGAGCACCTTATTATATAAAGGAGAGGAAAAGCATTTATCAAATGTGAAACAACTCACCTTTGGAGGCGATAACGCTGAAGCGTATTTCAGCTTTGACAGTAAGAGCATTACTTTTCAGAATACATATAAAGAATGGGGAAATAGTTGCGATCAGATCTACTATTTTAAATTGGCAGATACCGATATGAAAGCGGGACCTCCCCAGCTGATCAGCACCGGAAAAGGCAGAACTACCTGCGCCTATTTTTTGCCGGGTGACTCCCTCATATTATATGCATCGACTCATGAGGGTGAAGAGGCTTGTCCGGCATTACCTGCAAAGAGGGAAGATGGTAAATACGTTTGGGCCATTTATCCCGATTTTGATATTTATGTTGCTGATTTAACCGGTAAGGTGAAAATGAAATTGACCAATGAACCGGGTTATGATGCAGAAGGTACTGTATCTCCGGATGGCAAAAAGATTGTCTTTACCAGTATGAGATCCGGTGATCTGGAATTGTATACCATGGATGTAGACGGGAAAAATGTAAAACAGGTGACCAGTGAATTGGGCTATGATGGTGGCGCTTTCTTTTCTCCGGATAGTAAGAAACTTATCTTCCGCGCCTCACGTCCAACAACCGAAGAAGAAGTGGCTACCTATAAAGCCTTACTCGAAGAAAACCTCGTTCAGCCCACACATATGGAGTTGTATGTATGTAATGTCGATGGGTCTGATATGAAGAAAATAACGAATTTGCCGAATGCCAGTTGGGCCCCTTTCTTTCATCCTTCCGGTAAACAAATTATCTTTTCATCGAATCATGCTTCAAAAAGAGGATTGCCTTTTAATCTCTGGATGGTAGATCTTGAAGGTAAAAATCTTCGTCAGATTACATTTGATAGTATGTTTGATGCATTTCCTATGTTTTCACCCGATGGAAAAAAATTGATTTTCTCTTCTAATCGTAATAACAACGGGACCAAGGATACTAATTTATTTATCGCTGACTGGAACGATTAGACGGAAATCTGGAAAATAGAAATCACTACTTTTTACGAACTGATTTGAGTGTGATCAGATTCATCGGATTCATGTTTAATCCTTCAATATTGTTTTGGGTCAATCGAAGGACTTTGTCATAGTATAAAATAATTACCGGAGATTCAACCATCATCATAGCGTCCATCTCGTGATATATACGCTCTCGTTCACCTGATATTGGAGTTCTCATGGCCTTATTATATAAGGAGTCGAAACGGGGATTGGAGTAATGCGTGTAATTGGGTCCGACAGGCGCTTTGTTCGTGGATCTGAATAAGGAAAGATAATTTTCTGCATCTGCATAGTCACCAATCCAGGATCCCCGAAAAAAGGATAATTGTTGTTTGGATACCATCTGTCGATGTTGGGCTGCCTGATTGATCTCGAGTTTTATTTTGATTCCGAGATCCGCCAGTTGTCCCTGCATGTATTCACATAAATCCTGATAGGCGTGAGTAGTACTCATGGTAATTTCAGGTAAGCCTTTGCCGTTAGGATAACCGGCTTCTGCCAGTAATGCTGCTGCTTTTGTGGGTTGGTAGTCGTAACCAACGTTGGACATTTCTTCAAAACCGGGCATTCCTAAAGGGACAATTCCACCTGTACCGGGTGTGGCCATTCCATTTCTTAAATAGCGAATCATCTTTACCCTGTCAAAGCCATAGTTGATTGCTTTCCGTATGCGTATATCATTCAATGGATTGTTCAGCATTCCGGGTAATTCCTTATCCATTAAAATTCCCAGATATTCTGTATTCAGATAAGGTGACGTTTCCATTCTGAACTTCCCCTGATATTTAGGTCGTAATGTTCCGTTATTGGTGAGCAAGTCGTCTTTATAGCTCGCATCTAATCCGGAAATGAGATCAAGTTTGCCTTTTAAGAATTCCATGAAAGCACTTTGCTTATCATTGATAAAAGATATCATAACGGCATCTAAATAAGGGAGCTTAATTCCATCTGCATCCCTTTCAAAATAATTTTCATGGCGATGGAGGATCAACGCAGATCTTTCTATCCAGTCATGAAAAACAAAGGGGCCTGTTCCAACAGGATTTCTCCGGAAGTCCTTTCCATATTTTGAAACGATCTCCTTTGGTACAACCGCACAATAGGCAGAACCAAGAAGTCCCAATAAGGGGGGGAATGCTTTTTCAAGATAAATGCTAAAGGTGCTATCATTTTCAGCAACAAAACCATCAACTCTATTTTGAGAATTCCTCCTCACTGATTGGAAAACCCATGAACCCGGAGAGGCTGTTTTTTCATCACAAATTCTATTGAAGCTGAAAACGAAATCATCGGCTATGACGATCCTGTTTTTTTCCAAAATGGGGTGATCATGAAATTGTACGTCCTGTTTCAAGTGAAAGGTGTATTTCATCCCATCCTCACTGACTTCCCATAGCCGTGCAATACATGGAGTCGGCTGTAACTGATCGTTTAGTTGAACCAGCCCATTGAAAAGCTGATTACATGCCCAGATATTCGCCTGATTATTTGCAAAGGCCGGATCAAGTGATGTGATTCCCGCAGATTCATTGTATCGGAATACCTCTTTATTTAATTTCTCCTTTCCGGGGCCAGTGCATGAAGTAAGCATCTGAAATAAAAGAAGAAAGAAGAGTAGCCGATGTGACATTGCTGCAAAAATATCATTATTATATAAGGAGATGGTTATATTTCCCTTACTTCTATATCAAGTCACTTAAATATTATAGATGATTGAAAGTCAGAGTGTAAATGATGCTTTTTGCAAGGATTTCATGGTTTCCGGAAATCCATATAAATCGAAAGATGCAGCCTAATATCATTACCTTTGCCGACTTATGAATACAGTGGCATTTCATACGCTCGGGTGTAAACTTAATTTTTCAGAAACATCTACCCTTGCCCGGCAATTTCGTTCGGCCGGTTGGAAGCGTGTTGAATTTCCTGAAGCTGCGGATGTTTATGTTGTCAATACCTGTTCTGTCACCGAAAATGCGGACAAGGAGTGTCGCAGTATCGTCAATCGGGCGATGTCTGCCAACCCGGAAGGGAAAATGATTATCGTGGGATGTTATGCGCAGTTGAAGCCGGATGAAATTGCCGCAATTCCTGGTGTAGACCTGGTGCTTGGGGCAACGGAGAAGTTCAATGTGTTGAATTATTTGGCAGGATTGGAGAAATCGGGAAATGGAAAAGTGCTTTCCTGTGAAATAAGTGCAGCCGATTCTTTTATCAGTGCCTGGTCTTCCGGTGACAGAACCCGTACCTTTTTAAAGGTTCAGGATGGATGTGATTACAATTGTTCGTTTTGCACGATACCACTTGCCAGAGGACGATCAAGAAGTAATTCAATTAAGAATGTTCTTGAGCAGGTTAAGGAATTAACTGCAAGTGGTG from Bacteroidota bacterium harbors:
- the nth gene encoding endonuclease III, producing MTRKERFEYFINYFKKHRPDAETELYYTNPFELLVAVILSAQCTDKRVNMVTPSLFNVFPDAEHLATAQPEDIFPLIKSISYPNNKAKHLAGMAQMLVEKFGGEVPYTIEELIQLPGVGRKTANVIASVVYDLPAMAVDTHVFRVSARLGLTVNAKTPLSTEKQLVKYIPEEDIPLAHHWLILHGRYTCKAKNPECSTCGLQQICSFYIKSNN
- a CDS encoding sigma-70 family RNA polymerase sigma factor: MCKVKKTDQELVSEFLKGNEATLQELILRHERKIFTSIYLLVKDKELSDDIFQETFIKVINTLRSGNYNEEGKFISWVLRIAHNLVIDHFRSLKRMPMVYDTDEYSVFDTIPLEDGNIEDKMIEEQIQVDVRRLIEELPYDQREVVIMRHFANMSFKEIADCTHVSINTSLGRMRYALINLRKLINEKQLVLTR
- a CDS encoding PD40 domain-containing protein produces the protein MKKLTLLVVNLLIISQLSFSQTPATPTPEFDKSTLLYKGEEKHLSNVKQLTFGGDNAEAYFSFDSKSITFQNTYKEWGNSCDQIYYFKLADTDMKAGPPQLISTGKGRTTCAYFLPGDSLILYASTHEGEEACPALPAKREDGKYVWAIYPDFDIYVADLTGKVKMKLTNEPGYDAEGTVSPDGKKIVFTSMRSGDLELYTMDVDGKNVKQVTSELGYDGGAFFSPDSKKLIFRASRPTTEEEVATYKALLEENLVQPTHMELYVCNVDGSDMKKITNLPNASWAPFFHPSGKQIIFSSNHASKRGLPFNLWMVDLEGKNLRQITFDSMFDAFPMFSPDGKKLIFSSNRNNNGTKDTNLFIADWND
- a CDS encoding ABC transporter substrate-binding protein is translated as MSHRLLFFLLLFQMLTSCTGPGKEKLNKEVFRYNESAGITSLDPAFANNQANIWACNQLFNGLVQLNDQLQPTPCIARLWEVSEDGMKYTFHLKQDVQFHDHPILEKNRIVIADDFVFSFNRICDEKTASPGSWVFQSVRRNSQNRVDGFVAENDSTFSIYLEKAFPPLLGLLGSAYCAVVPKEIVSKYGKDFRRNPVGTGPFVFHDWIERSALILHRHENYFERDADGIKLPYLDAVMISFINDKQSAFMEFLKGKLDLISGLDASYKDDLLTNNGTLRPKYQGKFRMETSPYLNTEYLGILMDKELPGMLNNPLNDIRIRKAINYGFDRVKMIRYLRNGMATPGTGGIVPLGMPGFEEMSNVGYDYQPTKAAALLAEAGYPNGKGLPEITMSTTHAYQDLCEYMQGQLADLGIKIKLEINQAAQHRQMVSKQQLSFFRGSWIGDYADAENYLSLFRSTNKAPVGPNYTHYSNPRFDSLYNKAMRTPISGERERIYHEMDAMMMVESPVIILYYDKVLRLTQNNIEGLNMNPMNLITLKSVRKK